Proteins from one Kineosporiaceae bacterium genomic window:
- a CDS encoding DUF2157 domain-containing protein yields the protein MVTVSPRQLAWLEEEIVGWRSDGLVTDEAATAIRSRYVAGRRLSLITVVVSLGAAFVSVGVIWLVAANLDQLSPLVRFALVVMLWLGLVIAAELLAERHTGEQASPLVGGARLLGTAAFGAVIFQAAQSLQVPAYSASLIGWWALGALLYAYAVDGVAPLILGVLTAAVWFAWQSAAAADGVRGFALALLLGAVVATATAVGHAARWRAHDATPWRLAGSTLVLVGLFIAALPWFETRDHPWTTTTIVVAVLAGLAAPLAGLVGDRLDRAEVGAIVAAAAAGIGLLTWVDSSSGDELSTPDALRAVVAVLVYLVVAGALAVIGTRRDLPALTGLATAALIVFTTVQSFAVFARIITGATLFLIVGAVLLASGYGFDRARRRLVAELAQGGDQS from the coding sequence ATGGTCACGGTGTCACCCAGGCAACTCGCCTGGCTGGAGGAGGAAATCGTCGGCTGGCGGTCTGACGGTCTGGTGACCGATGAGGCCGCCACCGCCATCCGCTCGCGATATGTCGCCGGACGCCGGCTCTCGCTCATCACGGTGGTGGTGAGTCTGGGAGCGGCCTTCGTCTCCGTCGGAGTGATCTGGTTGGTCGCCGCCAATCTCGATCAGCTCTCACCCCTGGTGCGGTTCGCCCTGGTGGTGATGTTGTGGCTCGGCCTGGTGATCGCCGCCGAGCTGCTCGCCGAACGCCACACCGGTGAGCAGGCCTCGCCCCTGGTCGGTGGTGCCCGGTTGCTGGGGACGGCAGCGTTCGGTGCGGTGATCTTCCAAGCCGCCCAGAGCCTGCAGGTCCCGGCCTACTCCGCCTCGTTGATCGGCTGGTGGGCACTCGGCGCCTTGCTGTACGCCTATGCGGTGGACGGCGTGGCGCCCCTGATCCTGGGCGTTCTCACCGCCGCAGTGTGGTTCGCCTGGCAGAGCGCCGCAGCCGCCGACGGGGTGCGGGGCTTCGCGCTCGCGCTGCTGCTGGGAGCCGTTGTGGCGACGGCCACCGCGGTCGGGCACGCAGCACGGTGGCGGGCTCACGACGCCACGCCCTGGCGGCTGGCCGGTTCGACACTGGTGCTGGTCGGCTTGTTCATCGCCGCCCTGCCCTGGTTCGAGACTCGTGATCATCCCTGGACGACCACGACGATCGTCGTGGCGGTGCTCGCCGGGCTCGCCGCCCCGCTGGCCGGGCTCGTCGGCGACCGTCTCGACCGAGCGGAGGTGGGCGCGATCGTGGCGGCCGCTGCGGCGGGGATCGGCCTGCTGACCTGGGTCGACAGCAGCAGCGGCGACGAACTCAGCACTCCTGATGCACTGCGGGCCGTGGTCGCGGTCCTGGTCTACCTCGTGGTGGCCGGCGCTCTGGCGGTGATCGGAACCCGCCGAGATCTACCCGCCTTGACCGGGCTGGCCACCGCCGCCCTGATCGTGTTCACCACGGTGCAGAGCTTCGCCGTGTTCGCACGGATCATCACCGGGGCCACGCTGTTCCTGATCGTGGGTGCAGTGTTGCTGGCCAGCGGCTACGGCTTCGACCGGGCCCGCCGGCGACTGGTGGCCGAGCTGGCGCAGGGAGGTGACCAGTCATGA
- a CDS encoding GNAT family N-acetyltransferase: MTTSLRPARPGDLPDIVHLVRDLAAYEREPDAVHATEAHFRAALFPDDAAPTAFCHVACVSEDGEEQVVGLAVWFLSFSTWTGTNGIWLEDLFVRPEFRGLGLGRDLLATLAGICTERGYHRLEWWVLDWNAPSIAFYESIGARAQDEWTRYRLDGAALTALQSPGSR; encoded by the coding sequence GTGACGACGTCCCTTCGCCCTGCGCGTCCCGGTGACCTGCCCGACATCGTGCACTTGGTCCGTGACCTGGCGGCCTACGAGCGCGAGCCGGACGCCGTCCACGCCACCGAGGCGCACTTTCGTGCCGCGCTGTTCCCGGACGACGCGGCGCCCACGGCGTTCTGTCACGTCGCGTGCGTGAGCGAGGACGGCGAGGAGCAGGTGGTGGGCCTGGCGGTGTGGTTCCTGTCGTTCTCGACCTGGACCGGCACCAACGGCATCTGGCTCGAGGACCTGTTCGTGCGCCCCGAGTTCCGTGGCCTGGGCTTGGGCCGTGACCTCCTCGCGACGCTGGCCGGCATCTGTACCGAGCGCGGCTACCACCGGCTCGAATGGTGGGTGCTGGACTGGAACGCGCCGAGCATCGCCTTCTACGAGTCCATCGGCGCGCGGGCGCAGGACGAGTGGACCCGCTATCGGCTGGACGGCGCGGCGCTGACGGCGCTTCAGAGCCCGGGTAGCCGCTGA
- a CDS encoding nitronate monooxygenase — protein MGVAVSDWGLARAVSLTGQLGVVSGTALDVLCTRRLQHGDPGGHVRRALAAFPVPEVAQWILDAYFVEGGIAPDALYRQVPRHTIESGRRTVQLTTAANFVEVFLAKEGHDGVVGVNYLRKIELPLPSALYGAMLAGVDYVLVGAGSPAEIPELTRTLARHAPVAFSIKVQGARSSDGLGDVRFDPAQVRPDAATALAPLALPRVLAIVASTDLATALAENPDTRPSGFVVEGPSAGGHNAPPRGPRRLDPIGQPVYDDRDVVDLPTLAALGLPYWLAGSYGSPERFREALASGAAGIQVGTVFAYCDDSGFDPELVAMVRARVLAGDLQVRADWRASPTGFPFRVVELPGTLTEAAVHEARQPVCDLGALRSAFRREDGGVDYRCPAEPLRAYTRKGGREANTEGRICLCNALFASAGLGQRRPGGLIEPPLVTSGEDLSGVAALLTAARGGTVDSGEFGYTARDVVDYLLS, from the coding sequence ATGGGCGTCGCCGTCTCCGACTGGGGGCTGGCCCGGGCGGTGTCGTTGACCGGCCAACTCGGGGTCGTCTCGGGCACCGCGCTCGACGTGCTGTGCACCCGGCGGTTGCAGCACGGCGACCCGGGTGGGCACGTCCGGCGGGCACTGGCCGCCTTCCCGGTACCCGAGGTGGCGCAGTGGATCCTGGACGCCTACTTCGTCGAGGGCGGCATCGCCCCGGACGCGCTCTACCGGCAGGTTCCCCGCCACACCATCGAGTCCGGACGCCGCACGGTGCAGCTCACCACCGCCGCCAACTTCGTCGAGGTGTTCCTGGCCAAGGAGGGCCACGACGGCGTGGTCGGCGTCAACTACCTGCGCAAGATCGAGCTGCCGCTGCCGTCGGCGCTGTACGGCGCGATGCTCGCCGGGGTCGACTACGTGCTGGTCGGCGCCGGCAGCCCGGCCGAGATCCCCGAGCTGACCCGGACCCTGGCCCGGCACGCGCCGGTCGCCTTCTCGATCAAGGTGCAGGGAGCACGGTCCAGCGACGGCCTGGGCGACGTTCGGTTCGACCCGGCGCAGGTGCGCCCGGACGCCGCCACCGCCCTGGCACCGCTGGCTCTGCCTCGAGTACTGGCCATCGTCGCCTCGACGGACCTGGCCACCGCCCTGGCCGAGAACCCCGACACCCGCCCCAGCGGTTTCGTGGTCGAGGGGCCGAGCGCCGGTGGCCACAACGCCCCACCGCGCGGGCCACGCCGGCTCGACCCGATCGGGCAGCCGGTCTACGACGACCGCGACGTGGTCGACCTGCCCACCCTCGCCGCTCTCGGCCTGCCGTACTGGCTGGCCGGTTCGTACGGCAGCCCGGAACGGTTCCGCGAGGCCCTGGCCTCCGGCGCCGCGGGGATTCAGGTCGGCACCGTCTTCGCCTACTGCGACGACTCGGGCTTCGACCCCGAGCTGGTGGCCATGGTGCGCGCCCGGGTGCTGGCCGGTGACCTGCAGGTGCGCGCCGACTGGCGGGCCTCACCGACCGGTTTCCCGTTCCGCGTGGTCGAGTTGCCCGGAACCCTCACCGAGGCGGCCGTGCACGAGGCACGTCAGCCGGTGTGCGACCTGGGTGCACTGCGCTCGGCATTTCGTCGCGAGGACGGCGGCGTCGACTATCGCTGCCCCGCCGAACCCCTGCGGGCCTACACCCGCAAGGGAGGCCGCGAGGCCAACACCGAGGGCCGGATCTGCCTGTGCAATGCCTTGTTCGCCAGCGCCGGGCTGGGGCAACGACGTCCGGGCGGGTTGATCGAGCCTCCCCTGGTGACCTCCGGTGAGGATCTCTCCGGCGTGGCGGCACTGCTCACGGCCGCTCGAGGCGGCACGGTGGATTCGGGCGAATTCGGCTACACCGCGCGTGATGTGGTCGACTACCTGCTCAGTTGA
- a CDS encoding GDYXXLXY domain-containing protein — MTGMTGTTGSGGLLATRRRRVALVVLAQVAILVVAVSGQLSARVLGQDYRLRVAAYDPIDPFRGAYVELSYPELFPPDVVTDGSSGQVYVTLVTQDGISRAGTRGSSRPASGPYLRCERDVRPRCGIEHLFLPQDQALSLQLALQNSSAVATIRVDSRGHAALVSVDPPR; from the coding sequence ATGACCGGCATGACCGGCACGACCGGCTCAGGCGGTCTGCTCGCCACGCGTCGGCGCCGGGTGGCGCTCGTCGTCCTGGCTCAGGTGGCGATCCTGGTGGTGGCGGTCTCGGGTCAGCTGTCGGCCCGGGTGCTCGGGCAGGACTACCGGTTGCGGGTGGCGGCGTACGACCCGATCGACCCGTTCCGCGGCGCCTACGTCGAGCTCAGCTATCCCGAGCTGTTCCCACCCGACGTCGTCACCGACGGGTCCTCGGGGCAGGTCTACGTCACCTTGGTGACCCAGGACGGCATCAGCCGGGCCGGTACCAGGGGCAGCTCGCGACCGGCCTCGGGGCCGTACCTGCGCTGCGAGCGGGACGTCCGACCGCGCTGCGGGATCGAGCACCTGTTCCTGCCGCAGGACCAGGCGCTCAGTCTGCAACTCGCGCTGCAGAACAGCTCGGCCGTGGCGACCATCAGGGTCGACTCGCGCGGTCACGCCGCCCTGGTGTCGGTCGACCCACCCCGGTGA